From a single Pseudoalteromonas nigrifaciens genomic region:
- the murB gene encoding UDP-N-acetylmuramate dehydrogenase, with product MAHSLQTLHTFALTSQCQQFVKINNLEQLKTQSFKPPFCLLGEGSNTVFLNDYTGTVIKMATQGVQIKERANDYLISVAAGENWHQLVSELLAKNIPGLENLALIPGTVGAAPVQNIGAYGVELAKFVESVEYFDIANKTFNTLNNAQCEFGYRDSIFKHALKNKAVITTVHLALPKGWQPVLSYGPLQQLAAVTPQAVFEQVIATRNSKLPNPYTLPNAGSFFKNPIITNQCLAALLTTFADLPHYKHGAKHHKVAAGWLIEQAGLKGYRIAGIEVHKQQALVLVNYGQSQGSDLIAMIKHIQHSVFSRYNIMLEHEVRLINNSSECHITADPTP from the coding sequence GTGGCGCACTCATTACAAACGTTACATACATTTGCATTAACCAGCCAATGCCAACAATTTGTTAAAATTAATAACCTAGAGCAGCTTAAAACGCAAAGCTTTAAGCCTCCATTTTGCCTATTAGGCGAGGGCAGTAATACAGTATTTTTAAATGATTACACCGGTACTGTTATTAAAATGGCAACTCAAGGTGTACAAATAAAAGAGCGCGCAAACGATTACTTAATTAGCGTGGCCGCTGGCGAAAACTGGCATCAACTAGTCAGCGAGCTGTTGGCTAAAAACATTCCCGGGCTTGAAAACCTAGCGCTTATTCCCGGTACTGTGGGTGCTGCGCCGGTGCAAAATATTGGTGCCTACGGAGTTGAATTGGCTAAATTTGTAGAGTCGGTTGAGTATTTTGATATAGCAAACAAAACCTTTAATACCTTAAATAATGCGCAATGTGAATTTGGCTATCGCGATTCTATTTTTAAACACGCGTTAAAAAATAAAGCGGTGATCACTACTGTGCATTTAGCCTTGCCTAAAGGGTGGCAGCCGGTATTGAGTTATGGACCGCTGCAGCAACTTGCAGCCGTTACGCCACAAGCGGTATTTGAGCAAGTAATAGCAACACGTAACAGCAAATTGCCCAATCCTTATACCTTACCTAATGCAGGTAGTTTTTTTAAAAACCCCATTATTACTAATCAATGTTTAGCTGCTTTATTAACTACCTTTGCAGATTTACCGCATTATAAACACGGTGCAAAGCACCATAAAGTGGCTGCGGGTTGGCTAATAGAGCAAGCGGGTTTAAAAGGCTACCGCATTGCAGGTATTGAGGTACATAAACAACAAGCCCTAGTGCTAGTAAATTACGGCCAAAGCCAAGGAAGCGATTTAATTGCGATGATTAAACATATTCAACACAGCGTATTTTCTCGTTACAACATTATGTTAGAGCACGAAGTACGCTTAATTAATAACAGTAGTGAATGCCATATTACAGCGGATCCAACGCCATGA